The DNA segment GCGCGTGGTGACTTCTTGGATAAAATCGTCGGACAGGGTGGGATCTTTGTCGCGAATGTGGTGCCATAGCAGTGTGCCGCCGAGGATGAGATTGGTGACGAGCAGGGCAAGTATTAAGATTTTTTTAGCTTGAGACCAATCCATACTATCGCTCCATAATCAGGCGGCCGCTCAAAGGATTGAAGTAGAGACGGCGGTTGTTGTAGTCAATGTAGATGGCGGGGCGTAAATCCGGATCGCCGCTTAATGTGTCATCCAGATAGCTGATGCCGACATTGGCGATACTTGTCATAGCTGCGGCGACAGACGGACCGAAGGTTGAGCTGTTGCGGCTTAAAATCGTATCCAGAGAAAGAGGAATGAGGCTTCGTGAGGTTTCTTTCGGAGCGGGCGCCACCACCCGGTGGTTTTGACGAAAACGACGGATATGGGTGTTATAGACTTCAAGCTCCACGTAGTGGGCATCATCTTCCATCATAACGACAGGGATGTTGCGCTCCAGGCGATCGAAGGTAAAGCGATAGCCCTGGTTGCCTTCAAAGGTCACGGGTTCGATGGCAGACAGGTAGAGACCGCTGTTGGCTACTTTGTCCGCGACAAATTCGAGGGCGGTGGTAAAGGATGTGTGGAGGTTGACTTGAGGGGAAGAAAAGCGGCTGGCGTCTTCAAATTCAATGGTGCCTCGGTCGTTGATGTAGAGGAATTGATTTTCGTAGACCAGTGTGCGTTGGGTGTCTTCTTCCAAATCCCGAATGTGCTCAATATCTTTTTGAAAGAATTGGGTGGAGAGATTCCCGACAAAGGCATCGTCACGCATGAGGCCGCTCATATCTGTCGCATAGGTGATTTCAGGGATGGGGTAGGTCACGGAGTCGGGCACGTAGAGATTCTTCTTGACCTGGTAGCGTTCGTTAAAATTTTTGTATGTCATGGTGTTTGCGCTAAGTAGATCAGAACTCAGTTTCGGTGGATTCGCCACAACGTAGTGGGTGCCGGCACTGGTTATAATCATCTGATTCTCTGCGAGGTAGATTTCATCTAAAGCAAAGGGTTCGTTCTGGTGTGTGCCGAGGAGATTCAACAACGTGCCCATCGGCACTCGTGATGCATAGCGAAAGACCAGAGACGGGTAGTACTGATAGTTCATGTAGGTGTCCCGATCCACCGTCTCCAACGATTTGAGATCCACGGTGTCAAGACGCTGTAAAATCTCTGTTTCCAACTGACCGTAGACCATGTCAAAAAAAGGTGTTTTGTAGTGGTGGTTGCCGATGTTGACAATCATTTGTGACGGACGTATCAAGTTGCGTTCCAGACGTGAGGTATCTACAGCGGCAAGGGTTGAGGTGCTCTTTTGCCGTCCGGAGTCCATCCACAAGAGGCCGGACTGGACGAGGAGTAGTGCCACCAACAACACCAGTATACTGTCGAGAAACCGTTCTTTATTGTCCTTCATTGTGAGGGCTCCTTAAGGTGAGGTGAACGGTGGTGCCCACCCCCAGCTCCGAATCGATGGTAAGCTTGCCGTGCATCCGATCGGTCATTTCTTTGGCAATGGAAAGGCCGAGCCCCGTGCCGCCCATGGCACGGCTGCGGCTCTTTTCCACTCGGTAAAAGCGTTCAAAAATACGTCCCAGGTCCTCTTTCGGGATGCCGATGCCGTTGTCTTGGACGCGCAGTGTGACGCTGTCTGGCACTGCGCTTTCAGCGCAGATATCAATATGACCGTTGGGATCGGTATACTTCACCGCGTTGGAGATGATGTTGTTTAAAATTCGCTCAAGAGCACTGCGATCCGCAAGGACTGCCGGTGTGTCCTCCGGCAGATGAAGGGTGATGCGGTGGTTTTTCTGTGCAATCATCACTTTCAGATTGCTCAGCGTTTCATCGATGACAGAGCGTAGAGATATCGGCGCCAAGGTCATCGCATGGGTTCCGTAGTCAATGTTAGAAAGGGCAAGCAGATCGGTCACCAGCTGTCCCATTCGCTGCGCTTCATGGTTGATGGTGGCAATAAAATGCTTCTGAGGCCCCTCAAGCAAATCCGAGTCCAGGAGGGTCTCCGAATAGGTTTGTACTGTGGTGATGGGAGTTTTCAGCTCGTGAGAAACATTGGCGACAAATTCTTTGCGCAGAGCATCCAAGTTGTGCTCCCGTGTGACGTCCTGAAAGACCACGATGAGACCCTGAATGGAGCGCTCCCGACGAAACGGACCGTACTTAATCTTGTAATACTTTCCCTTTAACAATAGCTCTTCTTCACCGACCAGGGTGGTGAAGTCGTTATAGTCCACTTTGTTTAGCGGCAGCGGTGACAAATCCAGCTCTGCGGCGTCTGGTTTTTTCAAAATGCGCTTCGCCGTGGGATTGACGTGGACGAGGGTACCGTTCCGATCCACCGCCACCAAGCCTTCCTGCATATAAGTAAAGATGGAGTCAAGCTTCCCTCGCTCCAGTTCCATATCGGCGATCGTGGCGTTGAGCTTTTCGGTAAGCAGGTTGAACATGGAGCCGAGCTTGCCGATTTCATCATTACTCTTCACATCCACGTGTTGATGAAAATCGCCGTTGGCCATTTTTCTTGCCTTTTTGGTGACGGCACGAATGGGCGTGGTGATGGAATTGGCAAGAAAATACCCGAGAATCGCCGTGATAAAAACGGCAATACCCGTGGCATAGGTCAGGATGACCCGGGCGTTATCCACAACGTTATAGATCGCGGTTAACGATTCGGTCATGTACAGCACACCCATCACCTGTCCGCCGGGAGCAAAGACCGGCTTGGCAATATGTTTTTCGTGGACGTCTTCGGTGCCGGCGTGCACCGTGCGCTCTTCCTCGTTGCCGGCCAGGGCCTGCAAGACCATATCCGGTTCCAGAGCGTCATTGGACAATGCCACCGGGTTGTTGGAATTGCGTGAAGCGGCAATAATCAGAGGATCACCTTTATCTGAGGTGATGGCGTAGAGCACCTGGGAGGGCATCAGACGCCAACTGACAAAGGTGTCGATAATCTTGTCGTTATTCTCCAGCCAGTTGTCTGTGTTTAAATAGTTCGAGGTGCTGATAATGGAGTTCATCGTGGCATGCATATTTTCCGTAGCGTTATCCACCTGGACAGATTCCAGACGATTGATAATAAAGGTACCGACAATGGCCATACACAGTAACATGAGAATAAGGTAGAGGGTGATGAATCGGTACTTGATACTTGAGAACATATCAGCCTCCGAAGTAATAGCCTACGCCGCGTTTGGTGAGAATGTATTTGTAGTCTTTGGAGTCTTCAATTTTTTCGCGCAGTCGACGCACCGTCACATCCACGGTGCGGATGTCGCCGTAGTAGTCGTAGTCCCATACCTTATCCAGAAGTTCTTCCCGAGAGTAAACTTGGCCGGGCGTTTTGACAAGGAATTTGAGAAGCTCGAACTCCCGAAGGGTGAGCTCAATCAGCACACCTTTCTTGCGGACTTCATATTTGTTCAAGTCCACTTCCAAGTCTGCCCATTTAAATGTGACATCATCGGCGGAAGGGGCGAGGTTTCGACGACGCAGAATCGCCTTGACACGAGCCATGAGTTCGCGCATGGAGAAAGGCTTCACCACATAGTCATCGGCCCCCAACTCCAAGCCTAGAATCTTATCGACTTCGTCGTCTTTGGCGGTGAGAATAATCACCGGGGTGTTCTTGGTTTTTCTAAGCTCTTTTAACACGGAGAAACCGTCCATGACCGGCATCATAATATCTAAAATGACAAGGTCAAAATGACTCTGACTCAGGCTATCCAGGCAGGCCTTGCCGTCGTAGGCGGCTTGGGACTCATAACCTTCTTTGGCTAAGTTGTATTGGATAATATCTGCAATGGACTGTTCGTCGTCCACAACGAGAATTTTTTCAGGCATAGCTGACCTCCTTTGCCCTCCATTATATCAGAAGAAAACAAGCTTTAAAAACACGACGCCTTCAGATGAGGTATAATACCTATATGACTACTTTAAAAATCGGATCCCATCAATCTTTCGCAAAAGGTTACCGTGGACTGTATGAGAGCATGGTGGCCCAAGGCGGCAACACACTACAATTTTTTATACGCAACCCCAGAGGTTCGAAAATGAAATCTTGGGATGAAGCTGACGCGCGATTTCTAAAAGAAAGGCATGTCGACATCCTCGTTCACGCGCCCTACACCTTGAACCCGGCGTCCGATAAGGACTATGTGCTGGAGTTTGCTCATGCGGCCATGCGAGAAGACATTGAACGTCTGGAGTTCTTTGGGCCGCAACTCTACAACTTTCATCCCGGTTCTCACGTCGGACAGGGAGTGGAGAAAGGTATTCAGTTGGTGCAGTCATGTCTTAACGCGATTCTTTGGGACGATATGGCCACCACCGTACTCCTTGAGACCATGGCAGGTAAGGGGACGGAATTGGGACGGACCTTTGAAGAACTCGCTGCCATTATCGACGGCGTGCGCCTTCAGGACAAGGTGGGCGTCTGTCTGGATACCTGCCATCTGCACGAAGGCGGCTATGATATCGTCCATGATCTGGACGGTGTCTTGCGCCACTTTGATGAAACTGTCGGCCTGCATCGCCTCAAAGCCGTGCATCTCAACGACTCGAAAAATCCAAGAGGCGCCCACAAAGATCGTCACGAGGAAATCGGCAAAGGCCATATTGGACTTCAGGCGATAGAGGACATCATCAACCATCCGGCACTGCGAGATCTGCCCTTCTATTTAGAAACGCCGCTGGATAACGACGGCCATGCCAAAGAAATTGCACTGCTCAGAGGACTGCGCCATGAAGCGTAACCATCTTTTAGACACATGGCGAGGATTGACAGTGATCGCCATGGTTCTCTTTCACTTTGCCTATGACATCAATTTATACTGGCAGCTGTCGTGGTACGACGGTACGACCTTTACCACCTGGTGGCAGCGCAGTATAGCTGTGAGCTTCTTTTGGATCTCGGGGATGACGGCGAGCTTTCTTACCGGAGAAAAGAACATTAAACGAGGATTGAAGCTTACAGTATTAGGGGTTCTCATCACTCTTGTCACGACATGGATCACGCCGGATCTGTCCATATATTTCGGCGTATTAAACGGCTTGGGCGCAAGTCTTGTCGTCGTGGGACTGTTGCAGCAACATTTGCGGCGTCTGCCGGCGACTTTTGCCGTCTTTTTTGCATGCTTGTACATAGGCACCTATACGATTCCGTCCGGGGTTGCCTTCGGTAGGGAACTGCCTCAGAGACTCTACGCTTTGAACCTGTATCCTTTAGGCTTTCCAAACAGTACGTTTACCTCGACCGACTATTTTCCGTTGTTGCCGTGGGTACTGCTTTTAACGGCAGGCTTCATTTTCGGAGACTGGATAAAAGGAAAAGACTACTTCGGGCACTATGGGCGTCCCAATCTCATTAGCCAGATCGGTCGCAAAAGCCTGCTCATCTACGTGACCCACCAAGTGGTGCTCTATGGACTCACCGAGCTATTGGTGCTGATATTTAAACCGGTTTAAGGAAGGATTATCAAAGAAAAAAGTACTTGACACTGAAGGCTGAACGTCATATCATATATGAGCTGCTTCAAGAGGTGGTCCTCGAAAATAAAATGTTCAAGAAAAATTATAAAAAGTTCTTGACAAATCTTTTCCGGGGGAATACAATATATAAGCTACTTCAAAAGAGGAGCGCTTGAGCTCGAAAAAAACTTTAAAAGAATTGTAAAAACTTCTTGACAAAGTTGAGCTTGAGAAATATAATGTATAAGCTGTCTCGAAAGAGATAGCGCTGAACCAAGATAATTACATAGTGTAGAAAACGAAAAATCATAAGCAAGCAAGCTTAGCGGAAAAGTCAGTGAAACAACTGAAAGCTAAGGACAAAAACTTTTTATCGAGAGTTTGATCCTGGCTCAGGACGAACGCTGGCGGCGCGCCTAACACATGCAAGTCGAGCGATGAATCACACACAGAACCTTTCGAGGTGACGTGAGCGAGGATTAGCGGCGGACGGGTGAGTAACACGTGAGCAACCTGCCTTTGACACGGGGATAGCCACCGGAAACGGTGATTAATACCCGATAACATCGAATTGACACCTGTCGAATCGATCAAAGTGCCTAGCGGTCAAAGATGGGCTCGCGGCTGATTAATTAGTTGGTGAGGTAACGGCTCACCAAGATAGCGATCAGTAACCGGCCTGAGAGGGTGAACGGTCACATTGGAACTGAGACACGGTCCAAACTCCTACGGGAGGCAGCAGTGGGGAATATTGCACAATGGGGGAAACCCTGATGCAGCGACGCCGCGTGAGCGAAGAAGGATTTCGATTCGTAAAGCTCTGTCCTATGGGAAGATAATGACGGTACCATAGGAGGAAGCCCCGGCTAACTACGTGCCAGCAGCCGCGGTAATACGTAGGGGGCGAGCGTTGTCCGGAATCACTGGGCGTAAAGGGTTCGCAGGCGGTCATGCAAGTCCGATGTGAAAGGCAGAGGCTCAACCTCTGTAAGCATTAGAAACTGTATGACTTGAGTAGTGAAGAGGTAAGTGGAATTCCTAGTGTAGCGGTGAAATGCGTAGATATTAGGAGGAATACCGGTGGCGAAGGCGACTTACTGGTCACAAACTGACGCTGAGGAACGAAAGCATGGGTAGCAAACAGGATTAGATACCCTGGTAGTCCATGCCGTAAACGATGAGTGCTAGGTGTCGGAGAATTTCGGTGCCGCAGTTAACACATTAAGCACTCCGCCTGGGGAGTACGTGCGCAAGCATGAAACTCAAAGGAATTGACGGGGACCCGCACAAGCAGCGGAGCATGTGGTTTAATTCGAAGCAACGCGAAGAACCTTACCAGGGCTTGACATACTAGTGACCGGTGTAGAGATACACCCTTCTCTTCGGAGACACTAATACAGGTGGTGCATGGTTGTCGTCAGCTCGTGTCGTGAGATGTTGGGTTAAGTCCCGCAACGAGCGCAACCCTTACCTTTAGTTGCCAGCATGTAACGATGGGAACTCTAGAGGGACTGCCGATGATAAATCGGAGGAAGGTGGGGATGACGTCAAATCATCATGCCCTTTATGTCCTGGGCTACACACGTGCTACAATGGTCGGAACAAAGAGCGAGCAAGTCAGTGATGCCAAGCGAATCTCAAAAAGCCGATCTCAGTTCGGATTGTTCTCTGCAACTCGAGAACATGAAGTCGGAGTTGCTAGTAATCGCAGATCAGAATGCTGCGGTGAATGCGTTCCCGGGTCTTGTACACACCGCCCGTCACACCATGGGAGCTTGTAATACCCGAAGCCGGTGAGCTAACGAAAGAAGCAGCCGTCGAAGGTAGGATAAGTGACTGGGGTGAAGTCGTAACAAGGTAGCCGTATCGGAAGGTGCGGCTGGATCACCTCCTTTCTAAGGAAAACCGAAGAACCTTATGTGTCTAAGGACACGTCAGGTTCGGGTTACAATCAAGTCTTATGACTTTCGTTCTACACTATGAAATTATATATGGACCTCTCTAGAGAGCGTGTTGTGGTGCAATTCCACAAGGGTCAAATGTCTGCGATGCAGACCACGAACCATGAAAACTACACAATCATATGAAAAACACAAGAGAAGACAAGTCAAAATTTCTAACATAAGAACAATTGACAATCTTCACTGGATAAAAATGCAGTCAATACAGAATTGATTAGCAAAGGTCAAGTAAAAAAGAGCATTAGGTGAATGCCTAGGCACCAAGAGGCGACGAAGGACGTGACAAGCTGCGATAAGCTACGGGGAGGCGCAAATAGCCATCAATCCGTAGATGTCCGAATGGGGCAACCCACCTCGTACGAGGTATCCTTAAGCGAATCCATAACTTAAGGAAGCGAACCGGGTGAACTGAAACATCTAAGTAACCCGAGGAAAAGAAAGAAACATCGATATTCTCAGTAGCGGCGAGCGAACGGGATAGAGCCCAAGCGTGCAGACGATAGATACGGTTAGTCCAATTACCTGGGAAGGTAAGCCAAAGAAGGTAACAGCCCTGTCAGCGAAAACCGGACACTATCAGCACAAGAGAGTACCACAGGACACGAGAAACCCGGTGGGAAGACGGGGGGACCACCCCCCAAGGCTAAATACTACTTGGTGACCGATAGCGAACCAGTACCGTGAGGGAAAGGTGAAAAGAACCCCGAGAGGGGAGTGAAATAGAAACTGAAACCTAATGTTTACAAGCAGCGAAACTGGCACAAGCCAGGATCGTGTACTTTTTGTAGAACGGGCCAGCGAGTTATGATACTAAGCAAGGTTAAGAAGTAAAGCTTCGGAGCCGTAGGGAAACCGAGTCTTAATAGGGCGAGAGTTTGGTGTCATAGACCCGAAACCGTGTGATCTATCCATGGGCAGAGTGAAGTCGGAGTAAAATCTGATGGAGGCTCGAACCGGGTAACGTTTAAAAGTTATCGGATGACCTGTGGATAGGGGTGAAAAGCCAAACGAACACGGAGATAGCTGGTTCTCCTCGAAATAGCTTTAGGGCTAGCCTTTAGTGAACAATGATGAGGGGGTAGAGCACTGACTGGTCTAGGGGGCAATAGCTTACCGCGACCTATCAAACTCCGAATACCAAATCAAGCACTAAGGAGTCAGACTATGTGGGATGAGCTTCATAGTCGAAAGGGAAACAGCCCAGACCACCAGCTAAGGTCCCAAAATAATAGTTAAGTGGGAAAGGATGTGGAGTTACTCAGACAACCAGGATGTTGGCTTAGAAGCAGCCATACATTTAAAGAGTGCGTAATAGCTCACTGGTCAAGTGACTCTGCGCCGAAGATAACCGGGGCTAAACTATATACCGAAGCTGTGGATCCGTAAGGATGGTAGAGGAGCAATGTGTAAGAGACGAAGCAGAAGGCGTAAGCCACTGTGGATTTTACAGAAGAGAGAATGCTGGCATGAGTAGCGAGAGGTGAGTGAGAATCTCACCCGTCGAAAACCTAAGGATTCCTGAGCAAGGCTCGTCCACTCAGGGTAAGTCGGGACCTAAGGCGAGGCTGAAAAGCGTAGTCGATGGCAAACAGGTTGAGATTCCTGTACCGATAGGAAGCGTTCACGTAAGTGGGGACGCAGGAGGATAATAGAAGCGCCCAGTTGGTGCGGCGTGCAAGCACAAAGGTGGGACACGAGGCAAATCCCGTGTCTAGTAACACTGAAGTGTGATGCGGATCGAAAACAAGTAGAGAAGTCTATGAATCCACACTGCCAAGAAAAGCCACTATCGAGTAACCTATCGCCCGTACCGCAAACCGACACAGGTAGGTGAGGAGAGAATCCTAAGACGCGCGGAAGAACCTTTGTTAAGGAACTCGGCAAAATGACCCCGTAACTTCGGGAGAAGGGGAGCCCTAGCAATAGGGTCGCAGTGAAAAGGCCCAAGCGACTGTTTACCAAAAACACAAGTTTCTGCCAAGTCGAAAGACGACGTATAGGAGCTGACACCTGCCCGGTGCTGGAAGGTTAAGGGGAAGAGTTAGCGCAAGCGAAGCTTAGAACTGAAGCCCCAGTAAACGGCGGCCGTAACTATAACGGTCCTAAGGTAGCGAAATTCCTTGTCGGGTAAGTTCCGACCCGCACGAAAGGTGTAACGATTTGGGCACTGTCTCAACAAAGGATCCGGTGAAATTGTAGTAGCGGTAAAGATGCCGCTTACCCACGACAGGACGGAAAGACCCCGTGGAGCTTTACTGTAGGTTGACATTGGATTTTGAGTTTGAATGTACAGGATAGGTGGGAGACAGAGAACTAAGCACGCCAGTGTTTAGGGAGTCACCGTTGGGATACCACTCTTTTAAACTTAGAATTCTAACCTAACCCCTTGAATCAGGGGAAGGGACACTGTCAGTCGGGCAGTTTGACTGGGGCGGTCGCCTCCGAAAGAGTAACGGAGGCGTTCAAAGGTTCCCTCAGCACGGACGGAAATCGTGCGAAGAGTATAAAGGCAAAAGGGAGCTTGACTGCGAGACCAACAAGTCGAGCAGGTGCAAAAGCAGGACTTAGTGATCCGGTGGTACCGCGTGGAAGGGCCATCGCTCAACGGATAAAAGCTACCCCGGGGATAACAGGCTTATCTCCCCCAAGAGTCCACATCGACGGGGAGGTTTGGCACCTCGATGTCGGCTCGTCTCATCCTGGGGCTGAAGTAGGTCCCAAGGGTTGGGCTGTTCGCCCATTAAAGAGGCACGCGAGCTGGGTTCAGAACGTCGTGAGACAGTTCGGTCCCTATCCGTCGTGGGCGTAGGAAATTTGAGAGGAGCTATCCTTAGTACGAGAGGACCGGGATGGACAAACCGCTGGTGCATCAGTTGTCATGCCAATGGCACGGCTGAGTAGCTAAGTTTGGAAGGGATAAGAGCTGAAGGCATCTAAGCACGAAGCCCCCCTCGAGATGAGATTTCCCCATAGATAAGACCCCTTGAAGAAAATGAGGTAGATAGGCTCAAGGTGGAAGCGCAGTAATGTGTGGAGCTAATGAGTACTAATCGGTCGAAGACTTGACCAAAGCATATGATTGTGAGTTTATCCGGTATCCATAGTATGAAGGACACACCTGTACCCATTCCGAACACAGAAGTTAAGCTTTAATACGCCGATGGTACTTGGCTGGAGACGGCCTGGGAGAGTAGGTTTTGCCGGTTTTAAGAACGCGTGACGATCAATTGACGTCACGTGTTTTTTTATGAGGCTTTATGATGTATAACCTTAAATATGATATAATAATTAAACGCGGTTGAATTAATAGACTAGTATTTAAAATAGAAATAAAATCATTTTATTTTATAGAAGGAAGGATTTGTCCGTGAAAAAAATAGCTTTTTTTGATAGCGGAATAGGTGGTCTGTCTATTTTAAAGGCAGGTATTGATAGATTAAAGATGCCCTTATGCTATTTAGGCGACAGCTTTCATATGCCCTATGGTGAGCGTCCGGGCTGGGAAGTTGAATATTATACCGAGCAAAGTATTCGAAGCTTTGGAAAAGATATTGAAGCTTGTGTGATTGCCTGTAATACGGCAACTGCTTATGGGTTAAAAAACGCTCAGGAAAAATTTCCTTTTCCGGTTATTGGCGTAGTGAGTCCGGCTTGTGAGTATGCTGCGACTGTGACCAAGAATAATAAGATTGCCTATATCGCTACAGAAGGTGCTGTGAAGAGTCGTGTTTATGAAGATACTTTAACTCCTATACATCCAGAGATTGAGTTGAGGGGTATTGGAGCGCCAGATCTGGTGCTAAGTATTGAAGAGGGTCATTTAGATGATGAGGAAGCGTTATCTACAGTACGACGCTATTTGAATAAATTTGAAGACTATGATTATGATACCTTGATTTTGGCCTGCACCCATTTTCCTTTAGCACGTCAGGCTTTTGAAACAGTATTTACAGAACAAGGCCGTCAGGTCACTATTATTGACCCGGCTGTCTTTACTATTAATAAATTGATGACGCTGCTAGATGTTGAAGCAGGAAAAACACCGGCTATTGATTTTTACACTACTGGGGATGTAGAGCCGTTTGAAGTTTTAGTCAAGCGTGTCATTGATACGTCGTCGGTCCAAACTTCTTTTGGACACTGTACTATTAACGAACTTCCGAAACAGTATAAGTAATGGAGCCTCTAAGGCTCTTTTTTTATGGGGTCAATACGATTATTCATATTCAATAGAATAGTGAGAAGTATCATGTGTTAGACAGGGTGATGAATTAGGGATAAGTTTTACACACATAATAGGGATGTATAGCGCCAAAAGAAGCCGGCATAACGACATAGGTGTCATAAGCCAGATCATAATCAGGAAGTGGGTAATATAATCGCTATGCGTTATTCGGGACTACTGGCCCTATGGTGCTTTATGACGCGTTGCCTTATTCTGTCAGAAACTAGGGCGAGATTTGCGATGGTCTTCACCTTATTTACCTGACGAATGATGTCGTAAAGGCTATTTTCTCATTTACAGAGATAAAATATGAAAACGATTATCGGGGAAATTGTTTTTATAGACTGGAGCTATGCGGTTTATCATCTTATAATCAGCTTAACATGAAAGAGTTTACAGTTCCTTGAGAAACAACTTCGTAATGATAAGGTGGTTATTTTTTAACTTAATAAAGGTTTTCATATTAATCTTTTTATGTTATACTTGTCTTACGCAAAAGCGTAATATTATACATAGGAGGAAAAATATGTTTACTATTCAAACAGACATGATGCAAACCGTAGCGATTGCGATTATCGTCTTATTTGTTGGTAAGTACTTACGTGGGAAAGTAGCATTCTTTGAACGTTTCTGTATTCCTGCACCGGTTATCGGCGGCTTTTTATTTGCTATTATTCATTTGCTGTTAAAAGTCGGTAACATTGCAACTTTTGAAATGGATGAAACTCTTAAAAATCCGTTCATGATGGTATTC comes from the Peptoniphilus equinus genome and includes:
- a CDS encoding sensor histidine kinase — protein: MFSSIKYRFITLYLILMLLCMAIVGTFIINRLESVQVDNATENMHATMNSIISTSNYLNTDNWLENNDKIIDTFVSWRLMPSQVLYAITSDKGDPLIIAASRNSNNPVALSNDALEPDMVLQALAGNEEERTVHAGTEDVHEKHIAKPVFAPGGQVMGVLYMTESLTAIYNVVDNARVILTYATGIAVFITAILGYFLANSITTPIRAVTKKARKMANGDFHQHVDVKSNDEIGKLGSMFNLLTEKLNATIADMELERGKLDSIFTYMQEGLVAVDRNGTLVHVNPTAKRILKKPDAAELDLSPLPLNKVDYNDFTTLVGEEELLLKGKYYKIKYGPFRRERSIQGLIVVFQDVTREHNLDALRKEFVANVSHELKTPITTVQTYSETLLDSDLLEGPQKHFIATINHEAQRMGQLVTDLLALSNIDYGTHAMTLAPISLRSVIDETLSNLKVMIAQKNHRITLHLPEDTPAVLADRSALERILNNIISNAVKYTDPNGHIDICAESAVPDSVTLRVQDNGIGIPKEDLGRIFERFYRVEKSRSRAMGGTGLGLSIAKEMTDRMHGKLTIDSELGVGTTVHLTLRSPHNEGQ
- a CDS encoding response regulator, whose amino-acid sequence is MPEKILVVDDEQSIADIIQYNLAKEGYESQAAYDGKACLDSLSQSHFDLVILDIMMPVMDGFSVLKELRKTKNTPVIILTAKDDEVDKILGLELGADDYVVKPFSMRELMARVKAILRRRNLAPSADDVTFKWADLEVDLNKYEVRKKGVLIELTLREFELLKFLVKTPGQVYSREELLDKVWDYDYYGDIRTVDVTVRRLREKIEDSKDYKYILTKRGVGYYFGG
- a CDS encoding deoxyribonuclease IV; translation: MTTLKIGSHQSFAKGYRGLYESMVAQGGNTLQFFIRNPRGSKMKSWDEADARFLKERHVDILVHAPYTLNPASDKDYVLEFAHAAMREDIERLEFFGPQLYNFHPGSHVGQGVEKGIQLVQSCLNAILWDDMATTVLLETMAGKGTELGRTFEELAAIIDGVRLQDKVGVCLDTCHLHEGGYDIVHDLDGVLRHFDETVGLHRLKAVHLNDSKNPRGAHKDRHEEIGKGHIGLQAIEDIINHPALRDLPFYLETPLDNDGHAKEIALLRGLRHEA
- a CDS encoding heparan-alpha-glucosaminide N-acetyltransferase, with protein sequence MPKKLHCSEDCAMKRNHLLDTWRGLTVIAMVLFHFAYDINLYWQLSWYDGTTFTTWWQRSIAVSFFWISGMTASFLTGEKNIKRGLKLTVLGVLITLVTTWITPDLSIYFGVLNGLGASLVVVGLLQQHLRRLPATFAVFFACLYIGTYTIPSGVAFGRELPQRLYALNLYPLGFPNSTFTSTDYFPLLPWVLLLTAGFIFGDWIKGKDYFGHYGRPNLISQIGRKSLLIYVTHQVVLYGLTELLVLIFKPV
- the murI gene encoding glutamate racemase; amino-acid sequence: MKKIAFFDSGIGGLSILKAGIDRLKMPLCYLGDSFHMPYGERPGWEVEYYTEQSIRSFGKDIEACVIACNTATAYGLKNAQEKFPFPVIGVVSPACEYAATVTKNNKIAYIATEGAVKSRVYEDTLTPIHPEIELRGIGAPDLVLSIEEGHLDDEEALSTVRRYLNKFEDYDYDTLILACTHFPLARQAFETVFTEQGRQVTIIDPAVFTINKLMTLLDVEAGKTPAIDFYTTGDVEPFEVLVKRVIDTSSVQTSFGHCTINELPKQYK